The genomic region TCAGAGACACGACATTGAGCACAAAAAATCAAGAGACCCTGAACTACAAAAGCGCCGGGGTGGACATTGCCGCCGGCAATGAACTGGTGGAGCGCATCAAGCCGATCGCCGCCAGAACCCGCACCGCCGGCGTCCTGGCCGGGCTGGGCGGTTTCGGCTCCCTTTTCGAACTGCCGCTGGACCGCTACCGGAATCCGGTGCTGGTGTCGGGCACCGACGGCGTGGGAACCAAGCTGAAACTGGCGATCGATATGAACGTTCACGATACCGTCGGCATCGATCTGGTGGCGATGTGCGTCAACGACATCATCGTTCAGGGCGCCGAGCCGCTCTTTTTTCTGGATTATTTCGCTACCGGCAAACTCGACGTGGACACGGCCGCTTCGGTCATCGAAGGCATCGGCAAAGGCTGCGAGCTTGCGGGAGCCGCGCTGGTCGGCGGAGAAACGGCGGAAATGCCCGGCATGTATGCGGCGGGCGAGTACGATCTGGCGGGCTTTTGCGTGGGCCTCGTGGAAAAGGACAAGGTTCTGGACGGCAGCAAGGTCAAAGCCGGCGACAAACTGATCGGCATCGCCTCGTCCGGCCCCCATTCCAACGGCTATTCGCTGATACGGAAAATTTTGCAACAAAGCGGTGCTGACTTAACCGACCCGTTTCACGAAAAATCATTGGGCGCAACCTTGCTGGAGCCGACCCGGATTTATGTCAGATCCTTGCTGTCGCTGCTCGAAAAAATTGATGTGCATGCGCTGGCCCATATTACCGGCGGCGGCATCACCGAAAATTTGCCGAGGGTTTTAAGCGTCGGCATCGACGCCCGTATTCGCCTTTCCGCCTGGGAGTTTCCGCCCATTTTCCGATGGCTGCAAGAGCAGGGCAACGTCCCGCAAGACGATATGCTGACCACCTTTAATTGCGGAATCGGCATGATTGTCTGTGTAGCGCCCGAGGACGAATCGTCGGCTATCGACGCGCTATCCCGTTCCGGCGAAACCGCGTTCCCGCTAGGAGAACTGGTCTCGGCCGAAGGCAAGCCCAAAGTGGTCTATATCCCTTGAATATCCTCGCATTTTTGCCCGATGAGCGAGAGGGAAAAGCGAGGCGGCCCCTTTTCACTCTTCTTTCGCTGGACTCCTCCGGCCAATAAAAAAGGTGCATTTCACTGACTCAAGATGGATCAGGGGAACGTTCAATCCGGCGCTCCTTCGTCCTTCGCAAAGGACCGATTTAAAATTCGGCTTACGAAATCTTCCGGCGAGACCGGTGTCGCCTGGCGGTTATACCCTGTCGGCGCCGGCACGGCTAGGGAATGCCGAAGTTCCGGCCAGCCTGTGCGGCGGACTGACCTGGGGAATTCATTTGTCTCCGGACGCGCAGGGCAATATTTTCGATCTGTCTTAATCTTGTCTCAAGAGACAGTAATGATACAGGCATAAGACACGCCTGTGTCTCAGGTCCAGATTCTTGCTCGAACCATTTCTGGCCGCATGAAAATAATCTTTTGAATTCAAACAGAAAAATGGTCTTGCGTAATTTTGGCACGTTATTTGATTGCTTATACGAACCACGCTGAAAAAACGATCCGCCGAATCGGCAGGTAGCGGGAGAGCCGTATCCGATGCTGAAGATCATCGAAGAAATCGGATGAGTCTTATTTCCGGTCAAGACAGTGCAGCTCATAAAGCCCCGAAATGAAAGTTAGGATTATGTTGCTGACTGAAAATCGATGCCGTAGTACTAAAGTACAATTCAATTTTTCTATCATTCGGAGTATGGTGTCTTCTCAAACAGCGGAAATGACGTCGAGCGTTGGTTCGTGCCCGACAAAGACGGTAGGGATAGCGTGCAAGATGAATAAAGAAAACGAATGTCTCGCGGATGTTTCATAAGGGGAGAAGAAAAATGACAACGACCTTTAGATTATTGTATTGGGTACTCGTGAGTTGGCTTGGAACAGGTTCCTTGGTACTAGCCGAGGTAGTGGACAGAGGTCCGATTCCCGATCAGTACATCATTACCATGAAATCGAGCGAACCGGCCTCCGGAAGGGCTGCGGAAATGGAAAAACTGCACGGCTTGAAAATTGCCCATGTCTATGATCATGTTTTAAACGGCTTTGCAGCCCATGTTCCGCCGGAGCGTCTGCAGGCGCTTCTGAAGGATTCCCGAGTGGCCAGCGTGGTCCAGGACCGTTATGTCCATGCAGACGCTCAAACGGTCCCGACGGGAATCGAAAGAATCTTCGGCGACATCAGCTCGGC from Methylosarcina fibrata AML-C10 harbors:
- the purM gene encoding phosphoribosylformylglycinamidine cyclo-ligase codes for the protein MSTKNQETLNYKSAGVDIAAGNELVERIKPIAARTRTAGVLAGLGGFGSLFELPLDRYRNPVLVSGTDGVGTKLKLAIDMNVHDTVGIDLVAMCVNDIIVQGAEPLFFLDYFATGKLDVDTAASVIEGIGKGCELAGAALVGGETAEMPGMYAAGEYDLAGFCVGLVEKDKVLDGSKVKAGDKLIGIASSGPHSNGYSLIRKILQQSGADLTDPFHEKSLGATLLEPTRIYVRSLLSLLEKIDVHALAHITGGGITENLPRVLSVGIDARIRLSAWEFPPIFRWLQEQGNVPQDDMLTTFNCGIGMIVCVAPEDESSAIDALSRSGETAFPLGELVSAEGKPKVVYIP